In Fusobacterium sp. DD2, a genomic segment contains:
- a CDS encoding HPr family phosphocarrier protein has protein sequence MKSRIVEIKNKAGLHARPSSLFVQLVTRYDSDITVKCDGEEINGKSIMGLMLLAAEQGRKLELIADGPDEDEMLDALVDLIEVKKFNEE, from the coding sequence ATGAAAAGTAGAATTGTAGAGATAAAAAACAAAGCTGGACTTCATGCTAGACCATCTTCATTGTTTGTACAGCTGGTAACACGTTATGATTCTGATATTACAGTAAAATGTGATGGAGAAGAGATAAATGGAAAAAGTATAATGGGACTTATGCTTCTTGCTGCTGAGCAGGGAAGAAAACTGGAGCTTATTGCAGATGGACCTGATGAGGATGAGATGCTTGATGCACTTGTTGATCTTATAGAAGTTAAAAAGTTCAATGAGGAATAA
- the ptsP gene encoding phosphoenolpyruvate--protein phosphotransferase: MERLFGKSAYEGVVIGDVYVENDTCEKECAVNIPVYDIDEEKERLDKAIETALCSLEGLKKSLTGELDKKELEIVDAHLLIIKDPVYTTDIKKAIEKELKTSEAAIKEVSDKYVKLFEKSKNKTLSQRASDIKDVSKRIIKILKSEDAGCHQRYDGKILVTKEIFPTELLKLYKEKIALKGIIMEYGGETSHVAILAKSLKIPTLMGVDKVFQHDWENQVILDTTEDNSCVILTPSEEQLAEYSKKRERLLRRYQKIQECANLPAITKDGVPVNLMLNVGASERHSDDDIDKSTIAGVGLLRTELIYMKSSKFPDEEKQIRIYRDILKDFDDKQKIVIRTLDIGADKQLSYFKMEPESNPFLGLRGIRFSLEHKDIFKTQLRAILRLSSEKNIRIMYPMITNIDEIDRANEVLEEAKAELRAEGKAFKEDIKIGIMVEVPSVILMAEDFAQKIDFFSIGSNDLTQYILATDRLSETVGEMYDCFNPAVFRAIYEIKKAADKYGKTMSVCGEMAGDPKAMVVFLSMGITQLSMVESSVPLAKALIRHLDYQKLSEMKEELLGCNNSAKLKDLLREIYNILGIGEVK; the protein is encoded by the coding sequence ATGGAGCGTTTATTTGGTAAATCAGCTTATGAAGGTGTTGTAATTGGCGATGTATATGTTGAGAACGATACCTGTGAAAAAGAATGTGCAGTAAATATCCCCGTGTATGACATAGATGAAGAAAAAGAAAGACTGGATAAAGCAATTGAAACTGCGCTTTGCTCATTAGAGGGATTAAAGAAAAGTTTAACTGGTGAACTTGATAAAAAAGAACTTGAGATTGTAGATGCTCATCTTCTTATTATTAAAGATCCAGTGTATACAACTGATATAAAAAAAGCAATTGAAAAGGAATTAAAGACTTCTGAAGCAGCTATAAAAGAGGTATCTGATAAGTATGTAAAGCTTTTTGAAAAATCTAAAAATAAAACTTTAAGTCAGAGAGCTTCAGATATAAAAGATGTAAGTAAAAGAATAATTAAGATATTAAAAAGTGAAGATGCAGGTTGTCATCAAAGATATGATGGAAAAATTTTAGTTACAAAGGAGATTTTTCCTACAGAACTTTTGAAATTATATAAGGAAAAAATTGCTCTTAAGGGAATAATAATGGAGTATGGAGGAGAGACTTCTCACGTTGCAATCTTAGCTAAATCATTAAAAATTCCGACTTTAATGGGTGTTGATAAAGTATTTCAACATGATTGGGAAAATCAGGTTATTTTAGATACAACTGAGGATAATTCATGTGTGATACTCACTCCAAGTGAAGAGCAGCTGGCAGAATACAGTAAAAAAAGAGAGAGACTTTTAAGAAGGTATCAAAAAATTCAGGAGTGTGCAAACCTTCCTGCTATAACAAAGGATGGAGTTCCTGTTAATTTAATGCTCAATGTGGGAGCTAGTGAACGTCATAGTGATGATGATATAGATAAGAGTACTATTGCAGGAGTAGGTCTTTTGAGAACTGAACTTATCTATATGAAGAGCAGTAAGTTCCCTGATGAGGAGAAACAGATAAGAATATATAGAGATATATTAAAAGATTTTGATGATAAACAGAAAATTGTAATTAGAACACTTGATATTGGGGCAGATAAACAGCTTTCATATTTTAAAATGGAACCTGAAAGCAATCCATTTTTAGGACTTAGAGGTATAAGATTTTCTTTGGAACATAAGGATATCTTCAAGACTCAATTAAGAGCAATTTTAAGACTTTCAAGTGAAAAAAATATAAGAATAATGTATCCAATGATCACTAATATAGATGAGATAGATAGAGCTAATGAAGTATTAGAAGAGGCAAAAGCTGAATTGAGAGCAGAAGGAAAAGCCTTTAAAGAGGATATTAAAATTGGTATAATGGTTGAAGTACCTTCTGTAATTCTAATGGCAGAAGATTTTGCTCAAAAGATTGATTTTTTCAGTATTGGAAGTAACGATCTGACTCAATATATATTAGCTACAGATAGACTTTCTGAAACAGTTGGAGAGATGTATGACTGCTTTAACCCAGCAGTATTCAGAGCAATATATGAGATTAAGAAAGCAGCAGATAAGTATGGAAAAACAATGTCTGTCTGTGGAGAGATGGCTGGAGATCCAAAGGCTATGGTAGTTTTTTTAAGTATGGGAATAACTCAACTGAGTATGGTTGAATCATCAGTCCCTCTTGCCAAAGCTTTAATAAGACATCTTGATTATCAAAAATTAAGTGAAATGAAAGAAGAGCTTTTAGGATGTAATAATTCTGCTAAACTCAAAGATCTTCTTAGAGAAATATATAATATATTAGGTATAGGAGAGGTGAAATGA